From Pelmatolapia mariae isolate MD_Pm_ZW linkage group LG22, Pm_UMD_F_2, whole genome shotgun sequence, a single genomic window includes:
- the ssr2 gene encoding translocon-associated protein subunit beta gives MTRMLHVFVILSLLGLGSGEEGARLLASKSLLNRYAVEGRDLTLQYSIYNVGSSAALEVELSDDSFPPEDFGIVSGMLNVKWDRIAPASNVSHTVVLRPLKAGYFNFTSATVSYLVQEGGQVVVGYTSAPGQGGILAQREFDRRFSPHYLDWAAFGVMTLPSIGIPLLLWYSSKRKYDSPKSKKN, from the exons ATGACCAGGATGCTGCACGTGTTTGTAATCCTTTCTCTGCTGGGTCTGGGCTCAGGAGAAGAGGGCGCCCGTTTGTTGGCCTCCAAATCCCTACTGAACCGCTATGCTGTGGAGGGCCGCGACCTGACCCTCCAGTACAGCATCTACAACGTGGGTTCCAG TGCAGCTCTAGAGGTGGAGCTATCCGATGATTCTTTTCCTCCTGAAGATTTTGGAATTGTTTCCGGAATGCTGAATGTGAAATGGGACAGGATTGCACC AGCCAGCAATGTCTCTCACACAGTGGTGTTGCGCCCCTTGAAGGCTGGATACTTTAATTTTACCTCTGCTACCGTCAGCTACCTGGTTCAGGAGGGAGGACAAGTTGTG GTTGGCTACACCAGTgctcctggacagggaggaatctTGGCTCAGAGAGAGTTTGACCGGCGCTTCTCTCCACACTAT TTGGACTGGGCTGCATTTGGTGTGATGACGCTACCCTCCATCGGCATCCCTCTGCTTCTCTGGTACTCCAGCAAGAGGAAATATGATTCGCCCAAGAGCAAGAAGAACTGA
- the LOC135933211 gene encoding sclerostin domain-containing protein 1-like, which translates to MLRSVSALRLLALLLLLSMSSAVENNATESVSPQLVLETQDPPTDEDTNQARNRGRRPSDSLRDGLDQSQVGCRELRSTKYISDGQCTSVNPIKELVCAGECLPAQLLPNWIGGTHTGRYWSRRDAQEWRCVIDRTRTQRIQLQCHDGTTRTYKITVVTSCKCKRYTRQQNDSRHKDTSGNTGKQRKNQGRPGLLEMNAGRESAN; encoded by the exons ATGCTTCGTTCTGTCAGCGCGCTCCGGCTCCTTgcgctcctgctgctgctgagcatGAGTTCAGCTGTTGAAAATAACGCCACAGAGTCCGTCAGTCCTCAGCTGGTCCTTGAAACTCAGGACCCGCCGACCGATGAAGACACAAACCAGGCGAGGAATAGAGGGAGACGGCCTTCTGACTCTCTGCGTGATG GGCTAGACCAGAGCCAGGTGGGCTGCAGGGAGTTGAGGTCCACGAAGTACATCTCTGATGGCCAGTGCACCAGTGTCAACCCTATTAAGGAGCTGGTGTGTGCTGGGGAGTGTCTGCCAGCTCAGCTGCTGCCCAACTGGATTGGTGGAACTCACACTGGGAGGTACTGGAGCCGCCGCGATGCTCAGGAGTGGCGCTGTGTTATCGATCGAACCAGGACCCAGCGGATCCAGCTGCAGTGCCACGATGGGACCACAAGGACCTACAAGATAACTGTGGTGACCTCCTGCAAATGCAAGCGCTACACCAGACAGCAGAACGATTCACGACACAAGGACACATCTGGAAATACTGGTAAACAGAGGAAGAATCAGGGGAGGCCTGGACTGCTGGAGATGAATGCTGGGAGGGAGTCTGCTAACTGA
- the tspan13b gene encoding tetraspanin-13b, which produces MGCAGFTCSKHSLCALNILYVMVSLLMIGIAAWGKWFGLVSSFQVVGGIIGVGVFLFFVALAGLIGAMKHHQVLLFFYMIILFMVFIVQFSVSSACLAINREQQDHLLEVGWNNSESTQRDVEKSLNCCGFKHVDPNSICDAACFPNSFCSPCADQIKEHAGDILRFVGGIGLFFSFTEILGVWLTYCYRNQKDPRANPSAFL; this is translated from the exons ATGGGCTGCGCTGGATTTACCTGCTCCAAGCACTCCCTGTGTGCGCTCAATATCCTCTATGTT atggtcAGTCTCCTGATGATTGGCATCGCAGCATGGGGAAAGTGGTTTGGTCTGGTCTCCAGTTTCCAGGTGGTGGGAGGCATCATTGGTGTGGGTGTCTTTCTCTTCTTTGTGGCTCTGGCTGGCCTCATTGGGGCAATGAAGCATCACCAAGTCCTGCTCTTCTTT TACATGATCATCCTGTTCATGGTATTTATTGTACAGTTTTCTGTTTCCAGCGCTTGTCTGGCTATCAACAGAGAGCAACAG GATCACCTGCTGGAGGTGGGCTGGAACAACTCTGAGAGCACCCAGAGAGATGTGGAGAAGAGCCTCAACTGCTGTGGCTTCAAACATGTTGACCCTAACAGCATATGTGATGCT GCTTGTTTCCCCAACAGCTTCTGTTCGCCTTGTGCAGACCAGATTAAGGAACATGCTGGAGATATTCTCCGATTTGTAGGAGGAATTGGCCTCTTTTTCAGCTTCACTGAG atCTTGGGAGTGTGGCTCACATATTGCTACAGGAACCAGAAGGACCCACGAGCCAACCCTAGTGCTTTCCTGTGA